A window of the Candidatus Omnitrophota bacterium genome harbors these coding sequences:
- a CDS encoding class I SAM-dependent methyltransferase — translation MYKIIKDKKYGYARISPLPSEKEVEEYYKKEFYAKYGSFNDSELKVQKEEKKFFDSRWEDIKRRCIDYFGSIKGRSLFDVGCGYSQALLYFKKNGLAVSGLEPSTEGATYAKKIGLDVYQSRIEDFSCIYGKRFDIVLMINVLEHLRNAAEILIQLRKDVLKKKGILVIDVANEYNDFQVVADKEYKLKSWWFCPPNHINYFSHSSLCKTLELCGYKVVVSEASFPIELFLLLGDIYVGNPTLGKICHEKRVRFEYLMKKHGKGRKLQVFYEALAKLDLGRQIVVYATPR, via the coding sequence ATGTATAAAATAATCAAAGATAAAAAATATGGCTATGCTAGAATTAGCCCACTTCCTTCGGAAAAAGAAGTGGAGGAATATTATAAAAAAGAATTTTATGCGAAATACGGATCTTTCAATGATTCAGAACTTAAGGTCCAGAAGGAAGAGAAGAAATTCTTTGATAGCAGGTGGGAAGATATAAAGAGAAGATGCATAGATTATTTTGGTTCGATAAAAGGCAGGTCTTTATTTGATGTAGGGTGCGGTTACTCACAGGCGCTTTTATATTTTAAAAAGAATGGGTTAGCGGTGAGTGGGCTCGAGCCTTCTACTGAAGGTGCTACATATGCAAAAAAGATAGGGTTAGATGTTTATCAATCGCGTATAGAAGATTTTTCTTGTATTTATGGGAAGCGTTTCGATATAGTCTTAATGATTAATGTTTTGGAGCATTTACGAAACGCGGCAGAGATATTGATACAGTTGAGAAAAGATGTTTTGAAAAAGAAAGGTATTTTGGTCATAGATGTTGCGAATGAGTATAATGATTTCCAGGTTGTAGCCGATAAGGAATATAAGCTAAAGAGCTGGTGGTTTTGCCCGCCAAATCACATTAATTATTTTAGTCATAGTTCATTATGTAAGACTCTAGAACTATGTGGTTATAAGGTAGTTGTATCCGAGGCAAGTTTTCCTATAGAATTATTCCTTTTATTGGGGGATATATATGTTGGAAATCCTACTTTGGGTAAAATTTGTCATGAAAAACGCGTCAGATTCGAATACTTGATGAAAAAGCATGGTAAAGGCAGGAAATTACAGGTTTTTTATGAAGCTTTAGCTAAGCTTGATTTGGGTAGGCAGATTGTTGTTTATGCAACACCTCGATAA
- a CDS encoding SPASM domain-containing protein, which translates to MEFTALNRYYKIKNGNILPFSELRKLRPLLVGQDLKIVNDKENIAYAEQLAKRGMEVVPIRKNPIFPGFLKREDFPRRVIMEMTSRCNFLCRMCPQQNLKRPRMDMPGEKYRRIIDEIDVYGIEGLWLYHLGEALLHPEFCENIKHINKKNNLGVIWMSTNGRNFTEEYIKLVLDSNIDFINYSAHAVTERTYNTVAPEGNFSFVQDNLENLYRLKGLSKEPKKPFLHVQMIEQETTKHEVDDFIKKHYLRAEIVSVNMLEYANMPNNVFGAQQRNRAPLSSCVRVSRNDCFVFSNGEVTLCDFAYNGELSLGNINEETLYQIWNGDRRKFILNLNEKKKMSNFEFCSRCTDYDI; encoded by the coding sequence TTGGAATTCACAGCACTTAACCGTTATTACAAAATCAAGAACGGAAACATTCTTCCGTTTTCAGAACTGCGTAAATTGCGGCCTTTATTGGTTGGGCAGGATCTAAAAATTGTTAATGATAAGGAAAATATTGCTTATGCTGAGCAACTGGCAAAAAGAGGCATGGAGGTTGTTCCCATAAGAAAGAATCCTATATTTCCGGGTTTTCTGAAGCGCGAAGATTTCCCGCGAAGGGTTATAATGGAAATGACCAGTAGATGTAATTTTTTATGCAGGATGTGTCCGCAACAGAATTTAAAACGTCCACGAATGGACATGCCCGGTGAGAAATATAGAAGAATTATTGATGAGATTGATGTGTATGGTATTGAGGGTTTGTGGCTTTATCATCTTGGTGAAGCTTTGTTGCATCCGGAGTTTTGTGAAAACATAAAACATATAAATAAGAAAAATAATTTAGGCGTCATATGGATGAGTACAAACGGCCGTAATTTTACTGAAGAGTATATAAAACTAGTTTTAGATTCAAATATAGATTTTATAAATTATTCAGCTCATGCGGTTACAGAAAGAACCTATAATACGGTTGCGCCTGAAGGAAATTTTAGTTTTGTCCAAGATAATTTGGAGAATTTATATCGATTAAAAGGTTTATCTAAAGAACCTAAAAAGCCATTCTTGCATGTTCAGATGATTGAACAGGAGACTACTAAGCATGAAGTAGATGATTTTATAAAAAAACATTATTTACGGGCAGAAATCGTAAGTGTAAACATGTTGGAGTATGCAAATATGCCTAATAATGTTTTTGGGGCTCAGCAAAGGAATCGAGCTCCTCTTTCTTCGTGCGTGAGGGTTTCGCGTAATGATTGTTTTGTTTTTTCGAATGGGGAAGTAACATTATGTGATTTTGCATATAATGGCGAACTTAGCTTAGGGAATATTAATGAAGAAACGCTATATCAAATCTGGAATGGTGATAGGCGGAAATTTATTCTTAATTTAAACGAGAAGAAGAAAATGAGTAACTTTGAATTTTGCAGCCGATGTACCGATTACGACATTTAA
- the pseG gene encoding UDP-2,4-diacetamido-2,4,6-trideoxy-beta-L-altropyranose hydrolase — translation MKRILIRVDADEYIGMGHFMRSLALAQECKRVGYQPVFVMSKKCTQAELILEDEGMRIKYLNAGIGSVNDARKVVCLAEALSAGWIVLDGYCFGAEYQKTLKKAGLYLLCIDDYGHASNYYADIIVNQNLTASEKFYCKRKPYSKLLLGTRYVLLRSDFLSWKSHKRVIRTTANRLLVTMGGSDPRNSTTKVIKALLRLKTSMLKVKVVVGALNPNYDKLSRLAVNKIMPLEIIRDSRNMPQLMAWADIAISAAGSTCWELAFMKLPAVVIVTAGNQKKNAEKLGYEDVAINLGEEYKVAIGDISSSVEALMNSYSRRKKMLMKGRSLVGGDGAKKVVKEMLSLVIKTTLMV, via the coding sequence ATGAAAAGAATATTGATAAGGGTTGATGCTGATGAATATATTGGGATGGGGCATTTTATGCGTTCTTTAGCTCTTGCGCAGGAATGTAAGAGAGTTGGGTATCAGCCGGTATTTGTTATGTCTAAGAAGTGTACGCAAGCAGAGCTGATTCTTGAGGATGAGGGCATGCGGATTAAATATCTTAATGCTGGCATAGGTTCTGTCAATGATGCAAGAAAGGTAGTTTGTCTTGCCGAGGCATTAAGTGCTGGATGGATAGTGCTTGACGGGTATTGCTTTGGAGCAGAATATCAGAAAACATTAAAAAAAGCAGGTTTGTATCTATTATGTATAGATGATTATGGGCATGCTTCTAATTATTATGCGGATATCATAGTTAACCAGAATTTGACAGCTTCAGAGAAATTTTATTGTAAGCGCAAACCATATTCAAAATTACTTCTAGGCACTCGTTACGTACTTTTGCGGAGTGATTTCTTATCTTGGAAAAGCCATAAGCGCGTCATCCGTACAACTGCGAACCGGTTACTGGTAACTATGGGTGGAAGTGATCCTAGGAATTCTACAACTAAAGTTATTAAAGCACTTTTGAGGCTAAAAACCTCTATGCTTAAGGTAAAAGTGGTTGTTGGTGCTTTAAATCCGAACTATGACAAGCTTAGTAGATTAGCAGTCAACAAAATTATGCCATTAGAAATTATTAGAGATTCTCGTAATATGCCACAACTTATGGCTTGGGCTGATATTGCTATTTCAGCCGCAGGGAGTACTTGTTGGGAGCTAGCGTTTATGAAATTACCAGCGGTAGTTATTGTTACAGCTGGGAATCAGAAAAAGAATGCTGAGAAGTTAGGTTATGAGGATGTCGCAATAAATCTTGGTGAAGAATATAAGGTGGCGATAGGCGATATTAGCAGTTCTGTTGAAGCTCTTATGAATAGTTATTCAAGAAGAAAGAAGATGCTTATGAAAGGAAGAAGTTTGGTAGGTGGCGATGGTGCTAAAAAAGTTGTAAAAGAAATGCTTAGTTTGGTAATTAAAACAACGTTAATGGTATGA
- a CDS encoding formyltransferase family protein, whose product MKKKRYRCIFLGYLWKLARVIHNSNFVDLLAVGIEPQRKASSDAISYCNRYGLPWFDARNIRENTQFRQYLLSGVDFIVVGAFGQILDRNILESPRYGVLNIHPSLLPAYRGGSPIEQQIIAGERKGGVTLHWLAEEIDAGPIVTAKEVIIRQNDDYQMVLDRSIKAAEKLMRSLLGKPIESWPRVKYQVSKPLQALRTSDDCVIDWSQDAVSINRLVLAEGWKGCVRTELKGGNLVIFKAKAENPLGLKKVSPGTVLEVVPSPLIATGKGTLRLLKWDVALGIRRGQVLPSSMKKIKGSV is encoded by the coding sequence ATGAAGAAAAAGAGATATAGGTGTATTTTTCTTGGTTATCTTTGGAAATTAGCTAGGGTAATCCATAATTCTAATTTTGTAGATCTTTTGGCTGTTGGTATAGAGCCTCAACGTAAGGCAAGCTCTGATGCGATTAGTTATTGTAATCGTTATGGTTTGCCATGGTTTGATGCCAGGAATATCCGGGAGAATACACAATTCAGGCAGTATTTGTTGAGCGGGGTTGATTTTATTGTAGTTGGTGCATTCGGGCAAATTCTCGATCGCAATATTTTAGAATCTCCAAGGTACGGAGTATTGAATATTCACCCTTCGTTATTGCCTGCTTATCGCGGAGGATCTCCTATTGAGCAGCAGATTATTGCTGGCGAACGTAAGGGAGGGGTGACTTTGCATTGGCTGGCGGAGGAAATTGATGCTGGCCCGATAGTTACGGCCAAAGAGGTAATTATTAGGCAGAATGATGATTATCAAATGGTCTTAGACCGTTCGATAAAAGCTGCAGAGAAATTAATGCGTAGTCTTTTAGGCAAACCGATTGAATCTTGGCCTAGAGTTAAGTATCAAGTTAGTAAACCGCTTCAGGCTCTTCGTACTTCTGATGATTGTGTTATTGATTGGAGTCAGGATGCCGTCAGTATAAATCGCCTTGTGCTTGCAGAAGGTTGGAAAGGTTGTGTTCGGACAGAGCTTAAGGGTGGAAATTTAGTAATTTTTAAGGCGAAAGCAGAAAATCCTTTGGGATTAAAGAAGGTTAGCCCTGGTACTGTGCTTGAGGTGGTGCCAAGTCCTTTAATAGCAACTGGTAAGGGAACTTTAAGACTTCTTAAGTGGGATGTTGCTTTGGGTATAAGAAGGGGGCAGGTATTGCCTTCGAGTATGAAAAAAATTAAGGGATCTGTTTAA
- a CDS encoding WbqC family protein encodes MNIAMMQPSFIPWQGYFELIYKSDIFVFLDDFQFSVQSYHQRNRLFLTKDKIGWYTVPVKKKVSFKSPLNKTVIDDSPYWRDKILKRLQNNYSAAEHYGEFYPQIERWLHSEFTSLGDMNIAFIKFICDIIGFKRDFRFSSDYPSEFERSSRVLQLLREFKATTYFSAQGSFVYMREDNVFPVKDIKLLFQNFKPSSYKQICSTDCFFPSLSVLDALFNIGPKKMRKYIESGTDKWLSWEDMVALNAVNYYKPSEK; translated from the coding sequence ATGAACATTGCAATGATGCAGCCTTCTTTTATCCCGTGGCAAGGCTATTTTGAATTAATCTATAAATCCGATATCTTTGTGTTTCTCGATGATTTTCAATTCTCCGTACAGAGTTATCATCAGAGGAATAGATTGTTTTTGACTAAAGATAAGATAGGTTGGTATACGGTTCCTGTAAAAAAGAAAGTTTCATTTAAGTCGCCTTTAAACAAAACTGTTATTGATGATAGTCCGTATTGGCGCGATAAAATCTTAAAACGTCTTCAGAACAACTATTCTGCTGCCGAACATTATGGTGAATTCTACCCGCAAATAGAAAGATGGCTACATTCAGAATTTACTTCACTTGGAGATATGAATATAGCTTTTATTAAGTTTATTTGCGATATTATTGGATTTAAGCGCGATTTTCGTTTTAGTTCAGATTATCCATCAGAATTTGAACGATCAAGTCGTGTTTTGCAGCTACTAAGAGAATTCAAGGCTACTACTTATTTTAGCGCTCAAGGATCATTTGTTTACATGAGAGAAGATAATGTATTCCCTGTTAAAGATATCAAATTATTATTCCAGAATTTTAAACCTTCCTCTTATAAACAAATTTGTTCAACGGATTGTTTTTTCCCTTCTCTATCGGTACTGGATGCTCTTTTTAACATTGGTCCTAAGAAGATGCGGAAATATATTGAATCTGGGACTGATAAATGGCTGTCTTGGGAAGATATGGTTGCGTTGAACGCCGTTAACTACTACAAACCTTCTGAAAAATAA